A single genomic interval of Astyanax mexicanus isolate ESR-SI-001 chromosome 4, AstMex3_surface, whole genome shotgun sequence harbors:
- the LOC125801182 gene encoding zinc finger protein 585A-like has product MEKHQHSVKSFTQQSDLKKHQRIHTGEKPHHCSDCGKSFNRQSHLQQHQRIHTGEKPYYCSDCGKSFTEQSTLKIHQRIHTGEKPYHCSDCGGSFNRQSHLQQHQRIHTGEKPYHCSDCGKSFNQQSNLKIHQRIHTGVKPYYCSDCGKSFTTQSDLKKHQRIHTGEKPYYCSDCGKSFTEQSTLKIHQRIHTGEKPYHCSDCGGSFNRQSTLKTHQRIHTGEKPYHCSDCGKNFNQQSTLKTHQRIHTGEKPYHCSDCGKSFNQQGHLKLHQRIHTGEKPYHCSDCGKIFTTQSELKQHQRIHTGEKPYYCSDCGKSFNQQSTLKTHQRIHTGEKPYRCSDCGRSFTTQSHLKKHQRIHTGVKPYYCSDCGKSFNRLGTLKLHQHIHTGEKPYHCSDCGKSFNQQSNLKIHQRIHTGVKPYYCSDCGKSFTTQSDLKKHQRIHTGEKPYYCSDCGKSFATQSQLKNHQRIHTGEKTVPNLFHGNKKRKS; this is encoded by the coding sequence atggagaaacatcagcactctgtcaagagttttactcaacagagtgatctcaaaaaacaccagcgcattcacacaggagagaaaccacatcactgctcagactgtgggaagagttttaatcgacagagtcatctccaacaacaccagcgcattcacacaggagagaaaccgtattactgctcagactgtgggaagagttttactgaacagagtactctaaaaatccaccagcgcattcacacaggagagaaaccgtatcactgctcagactgtggggggagttttaatcgacagagtcatctccaacaacaccagcgcattcacacaggagagaaaccgtatcactgctcagactgtgggaagagttttaatcaacagagtaatctcaaaatacaccagcgcattcacacaggagtaaaaccatattactgctcagactgtgggaagagttttactacccagagtgatcttaaaaaacaccagcgcattcacacaggagagaaaccgtattactgctcagactgtgggaagagttttactgaacagagtactctaaaaatccaccagcgcattcacacaggagagaaaccgtatcactgctcagactgtggggggagttttaatcgacagagtactctcaaaacacatcagcgcattcacacaggagagaaaccgtatcactgctcagactgtgggaagaattttaatcaacagagtactctcaaaacacatcagcgcattcacacaggagagaaaccgtaccactgctcagactgtgggaagagttttaatcaacagggtcatctcaaactgcaccagcgcattcacacaggagagaaaccgtatcactgctcagactgtgggaagatttttactacccagagtgaacttaaacaacaccagcgcattcacacaggagagaaaccatattactgctcagactgtgggaagagttttaatcaacagagtactctcaaaacacaccagcgcattcacacaggagagaaaccgtatcgttgctcagactgtgggaggagttttactacccagagtcatctcaaaaaacaccaacgcattcacacaggagtaaaaccatattactgctcagactgcgggaagagctttaatcgactggggactctcaaactgcatcagcacattcacacaggagagaaaccgtatcactgctcagactgtgggaagagttttaatcaacagagtaatctcaaaatacaccagcgcattcacacaggagtaaaaccatattactgctcagactgtgggaagagttttactacccagagtgatcttaaaaaacaccagcgcattcacacaggagagaaaccttattactgctcagactgtggaaagagttttgctACACAGAGTCAACTTAAAaatcatcagcgcattcacacaggagagaaaactgtcccaaatttgttccacggcaataaaaagcgcaaatcgtaa